TTCTTTTGCCCTTGCTGGTGTTATGCTGCAGCTTCAGCATGGCCGTTAAAGCAGCTTCTATCGCTTTATACGGCGGCACACCGCCACCCAACACCACGGTTACGATCGATGCGTACAATAACGTAACGATCACCGGCCCCTGGAATGCGTACATTCAACGGATCGATTTTTACCGCAACAGCGCGCCTACGTACTACCCCGTGGCCATTCCGGGTTACACGCAGTACACATTTAATTCTGATAATGCGTACATGATCTCAGTGGGATGGAGTTATTCAGAATATCCGTACAATTTCTCAGCACATTATTACATCACTTATTAAAATCCATTTATGAAAAAAGCGATCTTATTTGTAATGTTCACGTTAGGCGTAATCACCGCCAATGCGGCCACCATTTCATTATACGGCGGCACCCCTCCGGGTGGCACGACTGTTAGCATTGACTCGTACAACAACATCACCGTAAACAGCAGCGGCTCGATTTACCGGATAGACTTCACACGCTATACAGCGCCCACTTTCTATTCCATCGTCGGACCGTTTACAGGCAATTATACGTTCAATTCGGACGGCGCATATATTATAACGATCGGCTGGCAATTGTCGAGCTATCCTTATAATGCATATGCGCAGTATTACATCACTTATTAGCTATAGCTGAGGATTAATCCACCTTCTTTCTCCGTTATTTTTTATGCAATAGAACGTTTTTACATTCAGTAGAACTTGTACCAACAGCAGATAAAATAGTATTCACTATCCCCCGTCTCCTCCGCTATCTTTGTATTGTATTTGTGACCCGCGAGCCGTGCAATAGCCCGTTAATCCATCACTCCACATAAACGGAGAAAGCCTATAAACATCATCCCTGAATCATTTAAAATCCAGATTATGAAAAAAGTGATCTTATTACCCTTACTGATTTTATGTTGCTGCATCAGCATGGCAGTGAGTGCCGCTACAATTGAGCCGCATATGGGCGTGCAACCCGAAGGCATGAGTGCCACTATCGATACCAACAATAATGTAACCATTACCGGCGCACCGGGTGTTATCACCAAACTTACCTGTTTCCGTAGTGTACCTACACCCCACTACTGGTATGACGGAGGATTCGGTGGAAACGGCGTCTACTTTAATTCGGGAAACGCTTACCTGGTAATTGTTGACATTGCATTGCCGGATTACAGCGCTATGCAAGTCCACTACTGGATTACGTATTAGAAAACTGAGTGTGGATTAACTGAAAGATGCTTTCTCCGTTTACAATTCCGTTCTGTTCAGCGACCGCGCATCTTCTACGCGTGTACCGCTGTGATAAAAGCCGTTAATCGACCGGCTGCGCCAGTATTTGGTAGAGTCGTAATAAGTTTTAGCGGGATCGATTTCTGAAAAGAGTAAGGCGGCTACATTCTTTTCGAGCCTGCCGGTAATTACACCATCCGGCCGTACCATGAAAGAGGCCCAGCAGCTTTCTTTGGCAGAACTGTTGGCACAACTGATCCACAGGTAATTATTGGCTGCGTAAGACACCATGGTGGCGGGCATCGTAATCTCGGGATAGGTATGCCCCGTATTCCATTTAAAGTTTTCCTCACCTACTTCGGCTTCCATCATCTTACGGCGATCGTGGTCCATATTAGCGGCATGATAAGAATGAAATATCACTTCCGCATTGCGCTGTTTGAGCTCGCGATATAATTCCGGGTAACGGTAGTCATGACAGATGAGCACCGCGCAGCAAATGCCCTTGATCTCGAACAAAGTGAAATGTGTACCTGGACTGTAGTGTGCCAGGTCGCCCGTTTCGCCGGACTCATCGCCGGCACAGAAAAGTTTGTCGTAACGGTCGGTAATAACGCCCTGGGGACTGATAATATAAAGGCTGTTATGCGGTTTATGTTCGCCGGTAAGCGGATGGCTGGAACCCAGCACTACCCAAAGGCCGAGTCTTCTCGCCGCATCCATCACGTCCAGCGTAGCGCTTTTCAGCGCAGCCCAGTCGAAGCCTGCGAAAGAGGGAAAATCGATGCCGGCGTAACCACTAAGGCTACCTTCGGGAAAATGAATCACGTCGCAGCCGTGCGTGGCGGCAATCTCCATCTGCCCAATAATATTTTCTTTATTACTGATAATGCTGCTGCTGACAGGAAACTGACTCGTGGCGATCTTAAGTGTCATATGCCGGGTATTAAACAACAATAACGCAAATATGCGAAAAAAAATCCGGCTAGATAAAAGTTCGTTGCCCCCGCTCCAGGTAAATCATGCGCTCCCGGGTAATCGGATCGGCTTCCAATATATGCTTTAAATGAGATTCAGATTCTTTGAAATGCGTCCAGCCGCGCTGGTGTACCGGAATGATTTTATTTGGCCTGATAACGCGCACTGCCCGCAACAGGTCAACACTATCCATCGTATACTTCCCCAAACCTGACAGGTACCTGAACTGCACGCTGCCCGCATGAAAAATGCCCACATCCACCTTAAACCGCTTCGCTACCTCGTCTATCCCTTTGAAATAAACCGTATCGCCTGAAATATAAATAACGCCGTCGGACTGTCCATCGTACTGTATCACAAAGCCTATTACCGGGCCGGAAATGATTTCCGGTATCCACCAGGGCCGGTGCTGCGCGGGTGTAGCAGTGATCCGCAGGTTGCTCACCTTTGGCGTGTTTACCGTATAGGTTTCCCAGTTGCTGAGCCCTATCACACCTGGTACCTCCCGGCTGGCCTTCCGGGTGGAAATAACGTTTGCTACGCGGCCGGTGAAAGCCTTACCCTGGGTATCGAAATTATCTTTATGCTGGTGATGACTTAGCAGTATCAAATCCACCTCCGGCAGTCCGCCCGCCGGCAGGGCCGGATCATCCGTTTTACGCGACAGCGCGCCGAAGCCGTGGTGATAAAGCTGCCCGCTTTTATCGAGCGTGGGATCAGTCAAAATCCGGAAACTGCCGATCTCCAGCAGGATGCAGGCGGTATCGATATGGGTGATGTGGATATGCATGCCCTAAAGTAAGGCTTCTGAGGGAGGCATGTTAGCATTGCCGTGAATGAGGCAACGCTTGCCGGGGATTATCCAAATAACAGAGCCTCCCAGGAATAGGAGGCCCGTCAATGTATTTTTTATGCAATAGAACGCTTGTTAGGGGCCAAACCTTTTGCTCGACTGCCGGCAAATCAGGGCGGGCTCCAGCACCAGCTTTTGTGGCTGGCCGTTGGGACTATGCCCCTTCCGCTGGATGTCGAAAAAAAGTTTGGCGGCCTCTTCCCCCATTACTACCGTTTGTTGATTCACGGTGCTGAGCGAGGGCGTGAGGTATTCGCCGAAGGCCTCGTTGGCAAAGCCAATCAAGGCAATCTCCTCCGGCATTTTTTTACCTGCGCTTTTAATGGCCTGCATGGCCCCAAGCGCAGTAAAGTCCTCCACGGCGAAAACACCATCCGGTACGTTGGTACCGGCCAGGAGGCGGTTCATACATTCGCGGCCTGATTCGATGCTCACTTTCCCGTACACAATCAAATCATCGTCCAACGCGATGTTGTGTACGTTCAGCGCATCGATGTAGCCTTTCAGGCGCTGATTAAAGATGTTCACATGTTGCTGTCCGCCGATATGGGCAATACGGCGGCAGCCTTGTTCAATAAGATGTCTAGTCGCATCAAACGCGCCCCGGTAGTCGTTGACTACTACGGATGAAACGCCCAGGCTATCGCTGGCACGATCGAACAATACCAGCGGAATGCCGCGTCGCTTCAACTCCGAGTAGTGATCAAGGTTGATGGTTTCTTTGGAAATAGATGCCAGTACACCATCCACCTGTGATTGTAAAAAGGTTTGTACTCCTTTCTTCTCGCTTTCATATAACTCGTTACTCTGGTAAATGAGCACGTTATAACCATTAATGTTCGCCACCTTTTCAATCCCATGAATCACTGAGCCAAAAAAGCTGATCTCCGCACTGGGAATGATCACCCCGATGATGTAAGACCTGCCCAACCGCAGCGATGAGGCGATACGGT
This genomic interval from Chitinophaga horti contains the following:
- a CDS encoding MBL fold metallo-hydrolase, with the protein product MHIHITHIDTACILLEIGSFRILTDPTLDKSGQLYHHGFGALSRKTDDPALPAGGLPEVDLILLSHHQHKDNFDTQGKAFTGRVANVISTRKASREVPGVIGLSNWETYTVNTPKVSNLRITATPAQHRPWWIPEIISGPVIGFVIQYDGQSDGVIYISGDTVYFKGIDEVAKRFKVDVGIFHAGSVQFRYLSGLGKYTMDSVDLLRAVRVIRPNKIIPVHQRGWTHFKESESHLKHILEADPITRERMIYLERGQRTFI
- a CDS encoding carbon-nitrogen hydrolase family protein, producing MTLKIATSQFPVSSSIISNKENIIGQMEIAATHGCDVIHFPEGSLSGYAGIDFPSFAGFDWAALKSATLDVMDAARRLGLWVVLGSSHPLTGEHKPHNSLYIISPQGVITDRYDKLFCAGDESGETGDLAHYSPGTHFTLFEIKGICCAVLICHDYRYPELYRELKQRNAEVIFHSYHAANMDHDRRKMMEAEVGEENFKWNTGHTYPEITMPATMVSYAANNYLWISCANSSAKESCWASFMVRPDGVITGRLEKNVAALLFSEIDPAKTYYDSTKYWRSRSINGFYHSGTRVEDARSLNRTEL
- a CDS encoding LacI family DNA-binding transcriptional regulator, producing the protein MSQSISKTTIEDIARALNITAATVSRALHNHPAIKEATKKIVRETAEKLNYRPNRIASSLRLGRSYIIGVIIPSAEISFFGSVIHGIEKVANINGYNVLIYQSNELYESEKKGVQTFLQSQVDGVLASISKETINLDHYSELKRRGIPLVLFDRASDSLGVSSVVVNDYRGAFDATRHLIEQGCRRIAHIGGQQHVNIFNQRLKGYIDALNVHNIALDDDLIVYGKVSIESGRECMNRLLAGTNVPDGVFAVEDFTALGAMQAIKSAGKKMPEEIALIGFANEAFGEYLTPSLSTVNQQTVVMGEEAAKLFFDIQRKGHSPNGQPQKLVLEPALICRQSSKRFGP